From Serratia fonticola:
TTGGGGTAACCAACTATCCTGGTGAGTGGGTAGAGCATTATAAAGCCAACGGTTTACAGTATACCGATCCGGTGGTGATCACTGCGCTGAACCGGTTAACGCCTTTCTCCTGGGATGAAAATCTAATGACAGGCGGAGGGTTTCATTTTTCCGAACTCTTCGAGCGGGCCAGGAAATTTGGGTTGAATAATGGCTATACGTTTGTATTGCATGATTATAATAATAACCTGGTCACGTTATCTTTTATTCTTGCCCCTGAAACCAGAGCGGAATTAACCCAAACGCTGATCAAGAATAAAGGTGACATCTCTGTTTTACTGGCGTCAGTGCATGAGATTTATCTAACCCTGAATTCGCTGTCAGAAAAAAACGCCTCACGCTCGGAAAAAAGCGCCCAATTTACCGAACGGGAAAACGAAATCCTCTACTGGGCCAGCGTGGGCAAAACCTATCAGGAGACGGGGATGATCCTGGGGATCACTACGCGTACGGTCAAGTTTCATATGTCCAACATCGTCAAAAAGCTGGGAGTCGCAAATGCCCGGCATGCAATACGTCTAGGTGTGGAACTTCAACTGATTAAACCGGTTAGTTGATTACAAAGAAGGCTCAGCCGCCAGCGGCCAGTCGTTCAGCCTGGTTTCGTCCGCTGTGCTGTACTTGCTGAATATCTTGGCTTTTAGCTTCCTCTGGCTCTCAGAGTCGACATGGCCGAGCAACAGATAGACCGGCTCATCTTTCTCGGAAACACCGGTTTCCAACACGGTGACATTCCAACCTGAGGTTCTGATGATGTGCATCATCGCATGGCTGGCAACGGCAAGAATGCCATCATAATGATGTTGTTGCGCATAGTTAATCAGTGAGAGAAACAAAGCCATAGTGA
This genomic window contains:
- a CDS encoding helix-turn-helix transcriptional regulator; amino-acid sequence: MENEEHISNIIKTHLEATLNDLGEFIWAYVVLSKKDMSCIFGVTNYPGEWVEHYKANGLQYTDPVVITALNRLTPFSWDENLMTGGGFHFSELFERARKFGLNNGYTFVLHDYNNNLVTLSFILAPETRAELTQTLIKNKGDISVLLASVHEIYLTLNSLSEKNASRSEKSAQFTERENEILYWASVGKTYQETGMILGITTRTVKFHMSNIVKKLGVANARHAIRLGVELQLIKPVS